The sequence below is a genomic window from Dehalococcoidales bacterium.
CGTCCTTCTGAACGTTAGCAAGAGTAGTAAAGCCAAACCGCTTACCAGCGGGCATATCCATACCGACAATACCCTTTAGTGACCGAGGCCAGTAATACTCGTCGCCATCGACCAGCATGCACCAGGGAGTCCGGGTTAGGTTGGTCATATGTTGCCTGACCTGACCGTTCTCCTCCGGAGTAATGCTACCGTAGCTAAGCAACCTTACCCGGCTAATATACCGCTGTAGTATGTCCCATGTCCTGTCCATAGACCCACAGTCCGCCACGATGACCTCCCGGAAGCCTGCCTGCAGAACGGACTCAAGAACAGGAACGATGTAGAACTCCTCGTTCTTGACCATGATGTGTGCCGTTACGTCCAACTAAACCTCCACTACGACAGATTGCGCTATACGTAATATCGAGCGCCACCTCCCGGCAACTATATCAGGACGGTAGTAACGAGATAGCCGAATGCTGTTGTTGCTCATCTCCAGCCATCGACTTCCGTCCGACCCGACAATAGAATCTATGCACGAACGGAGACCATCAGGATCGTCACACTGCTCCTGGGATAGCAGCACTCCATTGCTACTGTCTACCTGATAAAAGGCATCTCCTGTATCCGATGCTATCTGAGGTAGGCCGCAGGCTAAACTCTCTACCCGGCTTAGGCATCCGCCCTCGTTACGGGTGACTCGAACGAACACGGCCGCATTCCTGTAGACATCGCCCATCTGGTCATGAGGAATCTTCTCGCCTCGTCCGTCATCGAACTCACCAACCCATCGGACGGGCAACCCTGTCGCTTCAAGCCTATCCAGACCGTAGTGATGCTTCTGAACATCGACGATCCCGTTGGCAACAGCTACAATATCCACGCCATGACTACCTTCACTTGGATAGAATATGCTTCGATCCACAACGTGGGGGGCATAGTGAACAGGCCGACCCACTATCCTGGATATCTCACCTGCCGCCAGGATTGAAGTCGCCACCAGCACCTTGGCCGTACGCAGCAGACTAAACCGCTCAGGCAGAGGTTGACCCGGCCAGAATTCGGGTGGCTGCATCCCCCCAATCCAAACTACACACTTGTCCATAGGGACGTTGTTTAGACCGGCCTGAATGCAGTACTCCTGCATGTCCCAAAAGACAATTAGGTCGGCATCTTTCGCCTCGCCTATATCGTCCGTCCGATAGAAAATCGTGGGAGCCAGCCGGGGAACTACGAGCTGTCTGAACATGTGCAGAGACTGTCCCTGACCGTTCTCCAACCCAGGGTCTCTTGCCATGTAAACTGCTACCAGCATACTACCTATCTCCGACTAATTCTCGCCCTTAACCAAGGCGAACCAGTCCTGAGCATCAGGATGCCAGTCCTCTGGCGACTTCTCCAGCTTGAGTGTGGGATAACGGGCAAAGAACGCCTTTACTTCATTCAGCGGAAGTGACCTGGAGCCCATGACGCCTGGTGGAACTAAGAAGTCGCACTCGACAATATCAGAGCGTTCGTGCGCCTCGACGGACAGCAGGAAGTAGCGGGAACGATAGCTGGAAAGGACAAAGTCCAGCAGTTCTAATGGCCCC
It includes:
- a CDS encoding glycosyltransferase, translating into MDVTAHIMVKNEEFYIVPVLESVLQAGFREVIVADCGSMDRTWDILQRYISRVRLLSYGSITPEENGQVRQHMTNLTRTPWCMLVDGDEYYWPRSLKGIVGMDMPAGKRFGFTTLANVQKD